The Elaeis guineensis isolate ETL-2024a chromosome 12, EG11, whole genome shotgun sequence sequence TCATCAGTTCTCGTCTTGCTGGTTCCTGGTTGATCCACCACGCAACTCTGGCAAAAATTGCAAGAATCTATTGATATACCAACAGCgttcagattaaaaaatatacatatatatcaagtgaataaaatatttattgcGACTTATGAGGAGAGGCTAAACTCAGTTTTGAAACTGCTGTTGTAAGACGATGAGGACACAAAGTAATCAACAATCTCAGAAAGCAAATATAATGGCTGCTAAAAATTGCTCTGGAAAACAATACTAATGGTACCAACATCTGGACCATCACCTCTGCACGCGGGTTCCATTTAGATATATAAAATACCATAATTCCAATCCACATGTGAACCCTAATCATAGACTCAAATATGAGATGACAAAAATGATATAGCATCTCAAGGTAGCAAGGTAGGGATAATTGCAAAGAAACATAAATACCTGAGATGATCCCTGGAGATGATGAAGGCCGACAAAAGGGCCATACGGATCACCAATTCGTGGAATTTGAACCATTTTTGCGCCTTGCATCCCGACCGAGTTTGATGAGGTCGGAACTCGCTGACCAGGTGCTTCAACTCCCATTTGGTCAGCTGTTGCCATAGTCGGTGAAAGAAAAGACGGCACAAAGAGCCTTGGGCTAAACTGAGCTGGAACAGGTGCAGCCATATGAGGACATGGCAAGAAGGATCCGTATTGAAGCAGCGGGCGGCCCGAGTCCCCAGCACCCATCACCGCACCCATTTTCGCCCCCGTGCCTACGCCCGCACCAACACCCACGCCAATCCCCATTCCAATCCCCATGGGTGGCGGGTACGTCTGGACACCCGGAAACATCACTGGCCCCATGCTGCATCCCGCGGACATCATCTGCAGCAGTTTTGATACCGTAAGAGaaaattattcttattttttctaacaaGCAATGGACTTCAGCTTCGCGGCCATGGACTCAGTATTGGCGAGTCTGCCCTGATTAAGTTCAGGCAGTGGATCCCACCCATCAAGTGTCCCCAGCCAGGGTCGATGACAGTGCAAAAATTAAGAATGCctttggttagtcattaaaaaaatatttttttattttttaatttttaaaaaataaaaattaaaaaataatatttgataacatcataaaaaataaaaaattaaaattaaaataatcaaaataattactttatatacaaaataaaaattttttattttttttttacttattcatatttaaaataccaaatcaaaaagtaaagagcttGAATCTTTTTTCCTCCTTGGGCCCTTCACCTCCCTACctcctccttcctttcttttcgAATTCTTCTTTCTCATTGAGTTCTTCACCTGCCGTTCCCAAACGTTACTTTTTACTTTATAGCAATAtagttattaaatatatttttttattttttttatttttatttaataaaaaaatcaaaaaaataaaaatattttttaaaaattaaaaatcaaaaatcaaaaaatgtaACCAAAGGCATCCTAAATTAACACCAAAAGGATTCCACGGGAGCACAAACCAATTTAACGGTAAAACTCTACACACATCTCACAGACTACTGTGGCATCAGGAGCAAAATAGCTGAAGGCAGCAGATGATAACAGATAAGAAAGAAAATATACACACAAGAAAACCAAGGAAACCAGCTTGTAATCACATCTCTTGTTTTGAAAGAGTCTTGGACGATGCATCCTAATGGAGGTAGTCTCCGGTGAAACATGTGTTCCAAAAATCAGAAGAACTTTAAGGGCACCGACTGACACAAGCAATATGTTGATAAAAAAATGGGGTTCATTGTAATTTTCCTTACTACTCTTGAAATAGGATTTAGTTGTGAGATACCAGGATGCAATTCTTCTTGCTGCACGTTTTTTTCTGACTGATAAGGGCGGTTCGTATTTTTGACTAGGAGAAATTATAAGACTGCAAACTCAGACGAAGGTGGTCCAATTTGTTCAGTTTAGAATCTAAAAGCAGGTGTCAGTCTCCACCAGGCGCTACAGTCTCCCAAGGAAAagaactaaaagaaaaaaaagaataatatttGGAAGAGATGAAAGCCTATATAtactttatttcataaataacttTTCTTTTCTAATTGTGCTTTGTAGAAAGCCAGCGCCAGAAGGAGAAAGTGTAAGGCTTCCGTAACCATGAAGCCTTGTTCACTCCTTGTTCACTCTAAAAGGGGATTTTTAAGGAACATTTGCAACTTGTTCTTATTCAGGGCTAAGTCCCGTCATTGCAAAGTTCTTTGAATTCAAATAACACATTAATTTTACATCAAAAAATAACACATTAATTCGCATTCGCATAAATCGAGTTGTGCTAAATTTCATGAGCTGGGATCCTAACATGATGGACAGGCCACCTGCATCTCTCCTCTTACTTTTAAGTGGTAGAAGCCTCAAGGTCCTCCAATAAATTTGACTTCAGTAGAAATAGCACTAATTTGTGCATTACTTATGCTTGAACTATTGTGTTGGGTCGAACATATAGAAAGGACTGTAATGAAAAAATAGAATTCCATTGCGTAAGGCACTTTCAGAAAACTTTCTTGAAAATAGAGATTTTCCTTCTTATAGATACAAAATAACTTACAGAAATCCTATCTGTAGGATAGGATCCCCAACATAATATAAGATTGTATTTCTAATCACCTTTTAAATGAAGAAGCCACATCCAAAAGGATGAAGTGCAGTAGGAACGTTTGAGAAAAGGAAGCTTACAAAATATAAATTGAGAAGAGAAATTTTGTTAATTTATAAGAGTCCAAAGATAGCATATTTCTGAAGCGATGCAACTCTTTAGAGTCCGAACattgcatatatatttttttaagaaaaatataacaCTATGGAATCCTTTGAAATGCTGCAGAGGTTTCCTAAAGTTAATAACTATCCAagagtttaaaaaaattaaaatatttagagaaTATTAGTAAATACTCAAGGAGTTTtatcctattttttttaaaaaaattataattattaaaaaaaatacaacGAGAATATAGGAATGACAAAATCGATCCGatccgatgggtatacaccctacccaAATCTGATCAAACCTGAAAAGTAagatttgatcggatttgggtaaaacccgaaaactgTAGTACAGACATGGGTAGGATATGGATAGTACTCTTTTTTacccaaatccaaatccaaataCAAATCCGATCCGAACCTACGGATATGGATAGTACCCAAAcctatatccgaatatatatatttataattctgttttggtaattctgttttgattgataatatgcataaaattattttgattatttatatattctatgttgaattgtaattctatttctatgtttgatttctataaatctgaacttataaattatattgtatgttgaattggtaattttgttttgattgataatatgtataaaattattttgatttttttttttatatgggaTAGGTATGGGACGGATATGGATGGGAATggagatgggtatctcttttctcatCTGATCTGGTATTGGGTAGGATTTgagtataggatattaagtttgAGTTTGGAGATGGATGGTACAATATCTGACTCAAACATTACCATCTCTACGAGAACATGGTCAAGAGAATGATGATTTGTTACATGTTCTTATGCATTATGCATCACAAAGATGGGCCTATATGTTGTTCATGACTAGACAGGATTATTGCACGAAACAGAGTGCATCCGCTAGTCATGCATGTCATTTTTGAGAAAATCGCCTGTTTAGGCTCTCATGCTCGATATAAACTGCAGTCGGCATTGTCCAACAAGAGGACACATAGTACGGCAGCATAGTGGTTGCTAACAACAGCATGAAGTTTAATTGAGAATAATTTTATTTGCATGAAATACTCAACCATAGAGCCTATCGTTTCATGCTTTTGCATGAGCCAGAAAAGGGTGATCCTTTCATTCTAAAGAACATATCCAAAGTAAACAGGAAGAAGGTAGTAATGCAAGTTAGTTGTACCTGGACTTGTAACTGAAGTGATTTCAAGTATTCAATGGCCTCGTCCAGAGTTGAAGCTTTGTCCGACTGAAAATTGGAAGAAAACAAAAGGAATTTAAGGTGGAAGATCATCTGAATATTGCCTGTTGGCTAGATTAAATTGTAGGATGAGGACCTTGTTGCATCTGGGAATTAGTTCTTGCAAGGTCTTCATCTTCTCATTGATCCTATCACGACGCCTCTAACGATTGTCATCCATAGAACATCAGATAATGAGTACAAATTTAAGGAGATGAAAGCTAACCAGAAGTCTGCGTTAGTTAGTCAAAACAAGCGTACCCGCTCAGCAAGATTGTGGACCTCTGCAGCACGTGACCTTCTTACGGGTGCAGATCTGTGTGTGTCTTTCCTTTTGTCACCAGATTCAAACTCATCATCCTTTCATTCAGACAAAAAAAGCAAACAAAGTACGAATATCAGGGGAGACGAAAAATTCAAAAgacatcagtttttttttttcttttcaaccgCTGAGTTTTTGTTTTTaaacttaaattttaaataaaaaataaagtcaaccttatcctccaaaattttaattgattcaaatattttaaaattttttcttttttaacccCACATCGAACATATGAAAGCAAGTTCTCTTAAATGAAAACCTCATATCATAAAGTCTTGGTCTGGCTCTTGAAAAGTGGGCCAGTGAAGTTGCCGTGATAAAGAAAAACCATCCCCCTTCAATATgggaaaaaaatatttgttgagCCTGGTATCCAAGGTTGCTATGAGGTCTAAAAGAACAGATGACTGGTtttggaagaaaataaaaaataattttttttttatttattttcaattaaattattaatttttatgaaatttaatttaatattaaaaaaataaaaaaaaaattaaaatttttcttttgaatCTATAGGCCCGGCTCGGACGCGTGCGACCGCACTACGACGgggcttatattttatttttttgatctttatatttttttgttaaatttttaaatattatgttTGGTCCATCATTTTATATCCATTGAGTTAAATTATTTCTGTCCATTCTATTTATCTGTTTAGATTTATTGGCTTGTTTTAACtatttagattaattaattataagattaatatttttaaacatTGAACTAGCTAGACTGTGGATCTGTAAAATGATCCTGTAGAGGTCTCCGCCTATATCATGGCGTGAATTTTTCGAGTCCCACATGACGATTGGAAATAGCTTTAGGACATTTTATTGCATGTCTCTGaactataaattttaattttatttaatattaattttatatttatattagattgatttaatattaatatttatttattaatttaattagattgcaGTTGCTTCACGTGGAAAACAATGTTTTTCAACGGTTCGGACGTCGGAGGTCTCGGAGGAGAAGACCTCTGCTCGCCCGCCAGTTGGTCCGCGACGAAGAAGGACTGATACGGCAGATGTGGAAGCGAGGGATGCGCCGGCGCGGAGGTCGGCACCATGCTTCCAGACGCAGTAAGTGTCGGAGGGGCGGCGCAAGGAAGAGGGAGCTGTCGAAGTGGTAAACGGACCGTAAATGGATCCAGAAACATCGCTCAAGCCTCGTTACATTTTTCCGTGAATCCTTTGCGCACACGTGTTGATTGATTGAActcaattaataatttttttctaaaatgaaTGGTATgtcggcttttttttttttttgttttcctggTTGCGGACTGATATGTCGGCTATCGAACAAAAAAAAGTACCCCATCGTGCGAAAATGGCGATCCTATGTCTTTATATTATGACTCTTCCCAGCCCctttttatttagaaaaaaataatcatcTAGTCGTGCACATCTGTATGCTGTGAAAACGATGCATCAGGATTCCCTaatctattttctttatttatttttagtacTTGGAAAATGGAGAAGAGGGGTTGAACTGACCTCGTTCTGGCACCCGGAGTTGTCACCCTCCCTCGCCTTCCGCTTCCTGCCGTCCCCTGCGTGCGACCTCACAGGACCTCTCCTCAACCCCATCAACACCGCTGCCTGCCCCTCCACGGCCGGCATCTCGCTCGATTCCGCCACCGTGAAACCCTCCACCATGCGCTTCTTCGCGTCTCCAAGATCGGCCGTGGTCTCGCCGGTGGCCGCCGCCAGCAGCTCTCTGTACATATCGCCGCCGCCGTCCTCCCCGATCTGGTAGTGGATCCAAGAGGCAATATCGTCCTCCTCCATGAACAGCTGCCTCACCGCTTCCGCTACGGCGGACGATCCCATCTCCCCGGCTTCGGCGGTGGGCTGATCCGGTAGCGACGTCTCCGGGACCGGGTCACCGTGGGTCACCGGCCCTTTATTCGAGATCAGCCCCGGCAATTCATTCTCAAGCCTACAGAAGAATTCAAAAATTTACCAAGAGAATCCAAAGAAATTCTCGACGGAGAGGGAATTGATTAGGAGATGGAGGGGACGGACAAAGCGGGGCTTGTGTGGCGGAGGGGAAGGTCCAAGTCAGGAACACAGAACATCTCCTCCAGGAAGAAAGCGGGTGGGAGGGAATGGCGATGGAAGGATATATCCACACAACCACGAGAGCAGTAGGAGAAAAGATTCAGAGGTAGGATCGACGGGGATGATaaaagatatatatagatagaatAACGATGTAGAGAATGAGAGAGGAGATCTGGTTACCCTTTGTTTTTTCGTTGGGAAGGAACATGGAGTCCCGCTGTATTATTGTTGCTGTTATTGCAGCTACTTCCCCCTTTGAACCGACTCGAGTCAGGGTTCGGGTCGTATGGTTCGCGCCAAAGAATGATTTGTCTCTATTTTGAGGTGTCGACCGTTCGATCGCCCCCCTCACAGGTCTCACGGTTCAATCCAACGGTAGATTCGCACGAAAGGTACAGCCCCAATCCGTCGCTTCGAGGGAGCAGAACACCGGGCCCGTTTCTCAGTCCAGAGACTTGCCAGCAAGGCTCCATAACGGCCGTTATGATACTTGTAACGGTAATTATGCCCGCTTTGCATAAGCTCCCTCGCCTAGTCAGCTAATATATATTATCCACGACTTGTTTAAAAAATAACAATCAGTATTTAACTAaccattttttattaaaattactagtataaataaatgatgattgttgaaaaaaattttgtatgagCCGATAATATGAAAAGACTTAAGGCCGAACATGTTTAAGCGTGCTAAGCCTGCTTGCTAAGCCCCCGCCGACCTATCGTCGGCTATGACCTCCATCGTTTCGTCGCTAATTAGTTCTCGACTTCTGCCTCATAAACGCTCTGCGACCTGAACAGATGAAGATCTACTGATTGATGCTCGATAATTCTCACTTGAGATTGCCGATATTTTCTCAATGGCAGATCCCTGCAGGCTGGGCTGAAGAGTCATCGACGTATGAGAATGATTAGCTCAATCTGATCAGATAATGATCTTCAACCGATCACAATCAGCCGACCAGCCTTCCGCTGTCAAACAGGCCCCCAGCCTTGACTTTTCCATCTAAGAACAGCACAGAGCATCCGACTTCTAATCGTGACTAACCAGTCTTTGGCACGCCGATATCAGTTTGGTACACCAGCTCAAAATTCAATGCCTGCCAGACGAGAGCTATCACAAAATGAATAAGATAACCATAACTACCATATCCCAATAGTCCCGTGCGATAATTCCGCCACTATGTGCAAACTGTGCCTTAGCCAGATGGGATCATGCCAATTGACTTACCAATGGAAGCTCCtgcctccgtctataaaagaaggCTCAAAGGAGaccctaaaaaaaaaatatgctaaTACTCTGTCTCTCACACTCTTTCATTTATTGAACAAGAattctgacttaagtatcggagggtcccTACTGAAGCAACCTCCAGTTCGAATTTTTTGTGTAGATCACACCCGCGAGAGACCCATCTGGCCAT is a genomic window containing:
- the LOC105055793 gene encoding putative transcription factor bHLH056 isoform X2 produces the protein MGSSAVAEAVRQLFMEEDDIASWIHYQIGEDGGGDMYRELLAAATGETTADLGDAKKRMVEGFTVAESSEMPAVEGQAAVLMGLRRGPVRSHAGDGRKRKAREGDNSGCQNEDDEFESGDKRKDTHRSAPVRRSRAAEVHNLAERRRRDRINEKMKTLQELIPRCNKSDKASTLDEAIEYLKSLQLQVQMMSAGCSMGPVMFPGVQTYPPPMGIGMGIGVGVGAGVGTGAKMGAVMGAGDSGRPLLQYGSFLPCPHMAAPVPAQFSPRLFVPSFLSPTMATADQMGVEAPGQRVPTSSNSVGMQGAKMVQIPRIGDPYGPFVGLHHLQGSSQSCVVDQPGTSKTRTDDAENNILG
- the LOC105055793 gene encoding uncharacterized protein isoform X1 gives rise to the protein MFCVPDLDLPLRHTSPALLENELPGLISNKGPVTHGDPVPETSLPDQPTAEAGEMGSSAVAEAVRQLFMEEDDIASWIHYQIGEDGGGDMYRELLAAATGETTADLGDAKKRMVEGFTVAESSEMPAVEGQAAVLMGLRRGPVRSHAGDGRKRKAREGDNSGCQNEDDEFESGDKRKDTHRSAPVRRSRAAEVHNLAERRRRDRINEKMKTLQELIPRCNKSDKASTLDEAIEYLKSLQLQVQMMSAGCSMGPVMFPGVQTYPPPMGIGMGIGVGVGAGVGTGAKMGAVMGAGDSGRPLLQYGSFLPCPHMAAPVPAQFSPRLFVPSFLSPTMATADQMGVEAPGQRVPTSSNSVGMQGAKMVQIPRIGDPYGPFVGLHHLQGSSQSCVVDQPGTSKTRTDDAENNILG